From Macaca mulatta isolate MMU2019108-1 chromosome 1, T2T-MMU8v2.0, whole genome shotgun sequence, the proteins below share one genomic window:
- the TSHB gene encoding thyrotropin subunit beta, whose translation MTAVFLMSVLFGLACGQAMSFCIPTEYTMHIERRECAYCLTINTTICAGYCMTRDINGKLFLPKYALSQDVCTYRDFIYRTVEIPGCPLHVAPYFSYPVALSCKCGKCNTDYSDCIHEAIKTNYCTKPQKSYLVGFSV comes from the exons ATGACGGCTGTCTTTCTGATGTCCGTGCTTTTTGGCCTTGCATGTGGACAAGCGATGTCTTTTTGTATTCCAACTGAGTATACAATGCACATCGAAAGGAGAGAGTGTGCTTATTGCCTAACCATCAACACCACCATCTGTGCTGGATATTGTATGACACGG GATATCAATGGCAAACTGTTTCTTCCCAAATATGCTCTGTCTCAGGATGTTTGCACATATAGAGACTTTATCTACAGGACTGTAGAAATACCAGGATGCCCACTCCATGTTGCTCCCTATTTTTCCTATCCTGTTGCTTTAAGCTGTAAGTGTGGCAAGTGCAATACTGACTATAGCGACTGTATACATGAGGCCATCAAGACAAACTACTGTACCAAACCTCAGAAGTCTTATCTGGTAGGATTTTCTGTCTAA